One window of Novipirellula aureliae genomic DNA carries:
- the pilM gene encoding type IV pilus assembly protein PilM: MAANEGVWGIEIGQSALKALHCSLVDGEVVADAFDLIEYPKILSQPDANPDELIADALEQLLQRNDGFNDNVTISVPGQSGLAKFFKPPPVEVKKIADIVRYEARQQIPFDLADVVWDHQMMPGSMIEEGYALESEVGLFAMKQEQVYRQMKPFAEADLEVDQIQLAPIALYNMVAYDRMHERLDNEIFDPDNPPSSIVLLSIGTDSSDLIITNGFRIWQRSMPIGGNHFTRQLSKDLKLTFAKAEHLKRNAREATDPKLVFQTMRPVFNDLVTEVQRSIGFFRSIDKQAEIGEMLISGNTVKMPGLAAYLAKNLGFEVNTLDRFNRLSGDDVLSIPTFRDNAPTFGVCYGLCLQGLDLAPIHASLVPQEILTERMIRAKKPWALAAVAALLVGMLGHYIFVERSWAVTHPDLWQQAQSAVTQMSSYSGQQKEADELLLTKLTFLNELGKEVSGNAEKRLKWMEALQAINSAIPRMEFPDGKIPNAKELPYEDRIDIHITRIESKYVSDLTLWWSFSTAARFKEEMLNWTKITGKPIPDDVDTDPYAGFGTEAGMAAPAEAPIYDSAYDSAGTAYDSTGTATGEFGAEVNPALAKLATLQGPSGDGWIIEMHGYHYYNSSKYMGKEGNNHIQAYLTTNFMLKPILVPDETGKMVSFTPRQFGFSYPILLEDGRPQLVSIPNPDFDPEAIALAQQALQMNEIPLGQTAQELEDLIEEPATLEVLKLDFVYQIVWQPTTMADRLEVKRLAEEAKAAEEAAAAEAAAQSVAAIPQ; this comes from the coding sequence ATGGCTGCTAATGAGGGAGTGTGGGGAATCGAGATCGGTCAATCAGCGCTCAAAGCGTTGCATTGTTCGTTGGTAGACGGTGAGGTTGTTGCCGATGCCTTCGATTTAATCGAATACCCAAAAATCTTGAGCCAACCGGATGCCAATCCTGATGAATTGATTGCCGATGCGCTTGAACAATTACTGCAGCGGAACGATGGTTTCAATGACAACGTCACGATCAGTGTACCGGGGCAAAGTGGTCTAGCGAAATTTTTCAAGCCACCTCCGGTCGAAGTCAAAAAGATAGCGGACATCGTCCGCTACGAAGCACGCCAACAGATTCCGTTCGATTTGGCGGACGTGGTTTGGGATCATCAAATGATGCCTGGCAGTATGATTGAAGAGGGCTACGCTTTGGAAAGCGAAGTCGGGCTGTTCGCGATGAAGCAAGAACAGGTCTATCGGCAAATGAAACCGTTTGCGGAAGCTGATCTGGAAGTGGACCAAATTCAGTTGGCTCCGATCGCGCTCTACAATATGGTCGCATACGACCGGATGCATGAGCGTCTCGATAACGAGATTTTTGACCCCGACAATCCGCCTAGCTCCATCGTGCTCTTGTCGATTGGCACCGATTCGAGCGACTTAATCATCACCAATGGTTTTCGCATTTGGCAACGCAGTATGCCGATCGGTGGTAATCACTTTACGCGTCAATTGTCAAAAGACTTGAAATTGACGTTTGCCAAAGCGGAGCATTTGAAACGCAATGCTCGTGAAGCGACCGACCCGAAGTTAGTCTTTCAAACGATGCGTCCGGTGTTTAATGATCTTGTCACGGAAGTCCAACGATCGATCGGGTTTTTTCGTAGCATCGACAAGCAGGCCGAAATTGGCGAAATGCTGATCTCGGGCAATACGGTCAAAATGCCGGGTTTGGCTGCATACTTGGCAAAGAATTTGGGCTTCGAGGTCAACACACTCGACCGCTTCAATCGTCTCAGTGGCGATGATGTGTTGTCGATCCCCACATTCCGGGACAACGCACCCACGTTTGGCGTTTGTTACGGATTGTGTCTACAAGGATTGGACTTGGCACCGATTCACGCCAGTTTGGTGCCGCAAGAGATTTTGACCGAGCGTATGATTCGAGCCAAGAAACCGTGGGCCTTGGCCGCCGTTGCGGCGCTGTTGGTTGGGATGCTCGGGCACTACATTTTTGTCGAACGGAGTTGGGCGGTAACGCATCCCGATCTTTGGCAACAAGCTCAATCCGCAGTGACGCAAATGTCGAGCTATTCGGGACAACAGAAAGAGGCCGATGAGCTGTTGTTGACGAAATTAACGTTCCTCAATGAGCTTGGGAAAGAGGTGTCGGGAAATGCCGAAAAACGTTTGAAGTGGATGGAAGCTCTGCAAGCGATCAATTCGGCAATTCCTCGGATGGAATTCCCTGACGGCAAGATCCCCAACGCAAAAGAATTGCCCTATGAAGATCGCATTGATATTCACATCACTCGGATCGAGAGTAAGTATGTTAGCGATCTGACACTATGGTGGTCCTTCTCAACGGCCGCACGATTCAAGGAAGAAATGCTAAACTGGACCAAAATCACTGGGAAACCGATTCCTGATGATGTCGACACCGATCCCTACGCAGGATTCGGTACCGAGGCGGGTATGGCGGCGCCTGCGGAAGCACCCATTTATGATTCAGCCTATGATTCAGCAGGGACTGCCTATGATTCAACAGGGACTGCCACCGGAGAGTTTGGCGCTGAGGTGAACCCAGCATTGGCGAAACTCGCCACGTTGCAAGGACCTTCCGGTGATGGATGGATTATCGAAATGCATGGGTATCACTACTACAACAGTTCGAAGTATATGGGCAAGGAAGGCAATAACCACATTCAGGCCTACTTGACGACCAACTTCATGCTCAAACCGATTCTGGTTCCTGATGAGACGGGCAAGATGGTTTCATTCACGCCGCGCCAATTTGGATTTTCGTATCCGATTTTGCTTGAGGATGGGAGACCTCAGTTGGTTTCAATCCCCAATCCTGATTTCGATCCTGAAGCGATCGCCTTGGCCCAACAGGCCTTGCAGATGAATGAGATTCCACTCGGACAAACGGCTCAAGAGCTAGAAGATCTCATCGAAGAACCCGCTACATTGGAGGTTTTGAAGCTTGACTTCGTTTACCAAATCGTTTGGCAACCGACGACGATGGCGGACCGGTTGGAAGTCAAGCGTCTCGCCGAAGAAGCCAAGGCCGCCGAGGAAGCCGCTGCCGCCGAGGCCGCGGCCCAATCGGTTGCCGCCATACCACAGTAA
- a CDS encoding TMEM43 family protein — protein MVTEVTHESWFSRLGSSLKGILIGGVLFLVSFPLLFWNEGRAVHTAQGLTEGAGAVVKVNAEAADPANESKFVYTSGTTTTSDVLTDDTFNISYPGIRLERHAEMYQWEQDEKRKEKKKLGGGTTTTTTYSYDKVWSDDLINSDDFKESGHHNPNEMPFPSRQQQATHVMLGGFRLPESLIDQISQDEPLPFEMEQLPAEIAQKSVIRHDGPNRSPRLYWSPKQKDAATEEVKAEVESVKEDGSEFAVKDIEADSDADAEETTSTEETSGSKSGPAQIGDVRVWFTATPVGEVSVMSKQFGETFEPYQTKAGTQLSMLAMGIVSPEAMIAQAEAANARMTWILRGVGTLLMFAGLAFFLKPLAVLGDVVPFFGSIVEFGTTMVAALIAISLSLLTISIAWIVYRPLLGVGLLIAAVAVFVFVIKKTHRNKAAPSG, from the coding sequence ATGGTTACTGAGGTCACGCATGAATCTTGGTTCAGCCGGCTAGGAAGCTCACTCAAAGGCATCTTGATCGGCGGCGTTCTGTTCTTGGTCTCATTTCCGTTGCTATTCTGGAATGAAGGTCGAGCCGTGCATACGGCCCAGGGTTTGACCGAAGGTGCTGGTGCAGTCGTCAAAGTGAACGCCGAAGCGGCTGACCCTGCGAACGAAAGCAAATTCGTTTACACTAGCGGAACAACAACCACATCCGATGTCTTAACCGATGACACGTTCAATATCTCGTACCCAGGTATCCGGCTCGAACGACATGCCGAAATGTACCAGTGGGAACAGGACGAAAAACGTAAAGAGAAAAAGAAACTGGGCGGTGGGACGACGACCACGACCACGTACTCCTATGACAAGGTCTGGTCCGACGATCTGATCAACTCGGATGATTTCAAGGAATCGGGCCACCATAACCCTAACGAAATGCCGTTTCCGTCGCGACAGCAGCAGGCGACTCACGTCATGCTCGGGGGCTTCCGGTTGCCAGAATCGCTGATCGATCAGATAAGTCAAGATGAGCCGCTGCCGTTTGAGATGGAACAGTTGCCCGCGGAAATCGCACAGAAATCAGTCATCCGACACGATGGCCCCAATCGTTCGCCAAGGTTGTACTGGAGTCCTAAGCAAAAGGACGCTGCGACAGAAGAAGTGAAGGCTGAAGTGGAGAGCGTCAAAGAGGATGGCTCCGAGTTCGCAGTCAAAGATATCGAAGCGGATTCGGATGCGGATGCGGAAGAAACCACTTCGACAGAGGAGACGTCTGGCTCTAAATCGGGACCCGCTCAGATTGGGGATGTTCGAGTTTGGTTCACAGCGACACCCGTTGGTGAAGTGAGCGTGATGTCGAAACAGTTTGGAGAAACGTTTGAGCCGTACCAGACGAAAGCGGGGACCCAGCTGAGTATGCTGGCGATGGGGATCGTTAGCCCCGAAGCGATGATCGCACAAGCCGAGGCAGCGAATGCGAGGATGACTTGGATTCTTCGTGGCGTGGGAACACTGCTAATGTTCGCTGGATTGGCGTTTTTCCTGAAACCGTTGGCGGTCCTGGGCGATGTTGTCCCGTTCTTCGGTAGCATCGTTGAGTTTGGAACGACAATGGTTGCCGCATTGATCGCAATCAGCTTGTCATTGCTGACGATCAGTATCGCCTGGATTGTCTATCGTCCGTTACTGGGGGTTGGACTTCTCATCGCTGCGGTCGCCGTGTTCGTGTTCGTGATCAAGAAAACACATAGGAACAAAGCTGCCCCAAGTGGGTGA
- a CDS encoding magnesium chelatase produces the protein MKVVATTTKPSNLGELRESGWKPKTVKQEMRDNFVRMLAAGEPLYPGIIGYDATVIPEINLAILAGHDMLFLGEKGQAKSRIMRMLVRFLDEWIPYIDHPDLPVHEDPEQPISAAGKKLVANHSPDEIKIAWWHRSDRYAERLSPGTKFADIIGEIDPAKLTGGVSMSAEEALSFGLIPRMHRGIFAMNELPELDDLVQVGLFNVLEERDVQIRGYPIQFDLDLVILFSANPSTYNRSGKVIPQLKDRIGTIVQTHYPDERDQGIEILQQEVGSELDGAYPVQVPYFMYQIVEEITVQARKSKYIDQSSGVSARFSMANFRTIVASARQRGVIHGEKPAVPRISDLGHLYASSLGKLELDMMGTHQMSERQVLDSVIAQAIEVVFREYVEEHGLSEIAEIFRSGVRVEVGDMLPSREYAERLQNVPPAWDKAFELNASEDEAVRASCVEFVLAGLYSMDRISRSQRHGQIQYEL, from the coding sequence ATGAAAGTCGTGGCGACAACTACCAAACCGAGCAACTTGGGCGAACTTCGCGAGAGCGGCTGGAAACCGAAGACGGTCAAGCAAGAGATGCGCGACAACTTTGTCCGGATGCTCGCTGCGGGCGAACCGTTGTACCCCGGAATTATCGGCTATGATGCGACCGTCATCCCCGAAATCAATCTGGCGATACTCGCTGGCCATGACATGTTATTTCTCGGCGAAAAAGGGCAAGCAAAGAGTCGCATCATGCGAATGCTCGTCCGTTTTCTCGATGAATGGATTCCCTACATCGATCATCCTGATTTGCCAGTCCACGAAGATCCCGAACAACCGATTTCCGCAGCGGGCAAAAAATTGGTTGCCAACCATTCGCCCGATGAAATCAAGATTGCCTGGTGGCATCGCAGCGATCGTTATGCGGAACGACTTAGCCCTGGAACGAAGTTTGCCGATATCATTGGCGAAATCGATCCGGCCAAATTGACCGGCGGCGTCAGTATGAGTGCCGAGGAGGCATTGTCGTTCGGTTTGATCCCTCGGATGCACCGCGGGATTTTTGCGATGAACGAATTGCCTGAACTTGATGACTTGGTGCAAGTCGGTTTGTTCAATGTGCTCGAAGAACGAGATGTGCAAATCCGGGGTTATCCGATCCAGTTCGATTTGGATTTGGTGATTCTGTTTTCGGCCAACCCATCGACTTACAACCGCAGCGGCAAAGTGATCCCACAATTGAAGGACCGTATCGGCACGATCGTGCAAACGCACTATCCCGATGAGCGAGATCAAGGGATTGAAATTCTGCAACAAGAGGTAGGCAGCGAACTTGACGGTGCTTACCCGGTTCAGGTCCCTTACTTTATGTATCAAATCGTCGAAGAAATCACTGTTCAAGCGCGGAAAAGCAAGTACATCGATCAATCTTCGGGTGTATCCGCTCGTTTTTCGATGGCAAATTTCCGTACCATCGTTGCCTCAGCTCGCCAACGTGGTGTGATCCATGGCGAGAAGCCAGCTGTTCCTCGTATCAGCGATCTTGGTCACTTGTATGCCAGTTCGCTTGGGAAATTGGAACTCGACATGATGGGAACCCACCAAATGAGCGAGCGTCAAGTCCTCGATTCCGTCATCGCTCAGGCGATCGAAGTTGTATTTCGAGAATATGTCGAAGAGCATGGCTTGTCCGAAATCGCCGAAATTTTCCGCAGCGGCGTACGTGTCGAAGTTGGCGATATGTTGCCGAGCCGTGAGTATGCCGAGCGGTTACAAAATGTTCCGCCAGCTTGGGATAAGGCGTTTGAACTGAACGCCAGTGAAGATGAAGCGGTACGAGCTAGCTGTGTCGAATTCGTTTTGGCGGGGCTCTACAGCATGGATCGGATTAGCCGATCACAACGTCACGGTCAAATTCAATACGAGCTATAG
- a CDS encoding 2-isopropylmalate synthase — protein sequence MIRIFDTTLRDGEQSPGASMNLAEKLEVAQALADLGVDIIEAGFPIASPGDFEAVKQIAQTVRGSTICGLARCSDKDIDAAWEAVKYAPSARIHVFLATSAIHREFKLRMSTDEIVERAVAGVRRAASYCDDVEFSPEDGCRTEHDFLCRVVEAAIDAGATTINVPDTVGYTTPNEIFERFSMLRQRVPNIDKAVLSTHCHNDLGMAVANSLAAVAAGAGQIECTINGIGERAGNAGLEEVVMAMKTRRDFFRCDTRIVTKRLVPTSRLVSKTTGIHVQRNKAIVGRNAFAHESGIHQDGMLKERSTYEIMSPEDVGFAKTDLVLGKHSGRAALADRAKTLGFTLTSEQLQAVFEQFKILADKKKEIYDGDIIALVQHQISDNMKQEWSLVDYEVTSGTNREPMVRLTLKNGDEEHTEQVEQGDGPIDAAFWAVEKITGISLICKDFSVRSATLGRDAIGEVNLEVEHKGRSYRGVGVSTDSVESTILAMLNAINRIIGEPKKQ from the coding sequence ATGATTCGCATCTTTGACACAACCCTTCGCGACGGCGAGCAATCGCCAGGCGCAAGCATGAACTTGGCGGAAAAATTGGAAGTGGCTCAGGCACTGGCAGACTTGGGCGTTGACATCATCGAAGCAGGGTTTCCAATCGCTTCGCCAGGAGACTTTGAGGCGGTCAAACAGATCGCTCAAACGGTTCGTGGATCAACAATTTGTGGCTTGGCCCGCTGTAGTGACAAAGACATCGATGCAGCGTGGGAAGCGGTCAAGTACGCACCCTCGGCACGTATTCACGTCTTTCTCGCCACCAGTGCAATTCATCGCGAATTCAAATTGCGAATGAGCACCGATGAGATTGTCGAGCGAGCGGTCGCGGGCGTGCGGCGAGCCGCAAGCTACTGTGACGATGTCGAGTTTTCTCCCGAGGATGGCTGCCGCACCGAACACGATTTTCTGTGCCGCGTCGTCGAGGCGGCGATTGACGCCGGAGCAACAACGATCAACGTTCCCGATACCGTAGGCTACACCACACCCAACGAAATCTTCGAGCGCTTTAGCATGCTGCGCCAACGGGTACCCAACATCGACAAAGCGGTGTTGAGCACACATTGCCACAACGACTTGGGGATGGCAGTTGCCAATAGCTTGGCTGCCGTCGCCGCCGGTGCGGGACAAATTGAATGCACCATCAACGGCATCGGTGAACGAGCGGGTAACGCGGGACTCGAGGAGGTCGTGATGGCAATGAAAACGCGTCGTGATTTCTTTCGATGCGATACGCGAATCGTCACCAAGCGATTGGTTCCTACGAGCCGTTTGGTCAGCAAAACGACCGGTATCCACGTGCAAAGAAATAAAGCGATTGTTGGTCGCAATGCGTTCGCACACGAATCAGGTATCCATCAAGATGGAATGCTAAAAGAACGCAGCACCTACGAAATCATGTCGCCTGAAGATGTCGGTTTTGCCAAGACCGATTTGGTGCTTGGAAAACACAGTGGACGTGCCGCCTTGGCGGATCGAGCCAAAACACTGGGGTTCACTTTAACGAGCGAACAATTGCAAGCGGTCTTTGAGCAGTTCAAGATATTGGCGGATAAGAAGAAAGAGATCTACGATGGTGACATCATCGCTTTGGTCCAGCATCAAATCAGCGACAACATGAAGCAGGAATGGTCGTTGGTCGACTACGAAGTGACCAGCGGAACCAATCGCGAACCGATGGTCCGGTTGACCTTAAAGAACGGTGACGAAGAACACACCGAGCAAGTCGAACAAGGCGACGGACCGATCGATGCCGCGTTTTGGGCCGTTGAAAAAATCACCGGCATTTCACTCATTTGCAAGGATTTCTCCGTCCGTAGTGCAACTCTCGGACGTGACGCGATCGGCGAAGTCAACTTGGAAGTCGAGCACAAAGGGCGTAGCTATCGCGGCGTCGGAGTCAGCACCGACAGTGTCGAAAGTACGATATTGGCGATGCTAAATGCAATCAACCGAATTATCGGCGAACCCAAAAAACAATGA
- a CDS encoding enoyl-CoA hydratase/isomerase family protein, which produces MQYVDVKIHGKVATVLMNDSQRCNTLGPRMIEDLQTAFSDIHQENRVRAVVLSGAGDHFCAGIDLSVLEQIAKLPSSQAYSESFNAWQRFADLLEMILRFPKPIIAAVDGAAVGAGLGLALAADLMIVSTSASLSAEAVRRGLVGGATAALLSFRAGAATAAKMLLTGESIDADEAYRRGLCEKPVSSDQIWVAASDLATRLGHAPREAVQATKRVLNETIGETLLIQIAAGIADSATACSTDAAKEGVAAFLEKRPPNFL; this is translated from the coding sequence TTGCAATACGTCGACGTCAAAATTCATGGCAAGGTTGCCACGGTCTTGATGAATGATTCACAGCGTTGCAATACGCTCGGCCCTCGTATGATTGAGGATTTGCAGACAGCATTTAGCGACATTCATCAAGAAAACCGCGTTCGAGCGGTCGTGTTGTCGGGGGCTGGCGATCACTTTTGTGCCGGCATCGATTTGTCGGTATTGGAACAGATCGCGAAGTTGCCGAGCTCGCAAGCTTACAGCGAATCATTCAATGCTTGGCAGCGTTTTGCTGACCTGTTGGAAATGATTCTACGATTTCCGAAACCGATCATCGCAGCCGTCGATGGCGCGGCCGTCGGCGCCGGGTTGGGCTTAGCATTGGCTGCTGATTTAATGATCGTCTCGACCTCTGCAAGTCTGTCCGCCGAAGCGGTTCGGCGAGGTTTGGTTGGCGGGGCGACGGCGGCGCTACTGTCTTTTCGCGCGGGGGCCGCGACGGCTGCAAAGATGTTGTTAACGGGTGAATCGATCGATGCCGACGAGGCCTATCGACGAGGCCTTTGCGAAAAGCCAGTATCATCGGATCAGATTTGGGTCGCGGCTTCCGATTTGGCAACCCGCCTCGGCCATGCACCTCGTGAAGCGGTTCAGGCGACCAAGCGAGTCCTGAACGAAACGATTGGCGAAACACTATTGATTCAAATCGCGGCCGGAATTGCGGATAGCGCAACCGCCTGCAGCACCGATGCGGCAAAAGAAGGTGTGGCGGCATTCTTAGAGAAACGACCGCCCAACTTTTTGTAA
- a CDS encoding class I SAM-dependent methyltransferase: protein MNQPPKPTRLPLWRRPLGVSPGTWDYVNERTIADHYDAFVADTPLCRLDQQIVAGEFPLLNLDNSLANSVSILDLGCGSGRVALPLASRGYEVIGVDLSNRMLEVMLEKSRTAELRGSVHAVRANLVELDGFADHSIDHAICMFSTLGMIKGRQYRQQLLRHVARILRPAGKLVVHVHNRWAVLREPKGPQRVIGSYLRSRFHSEHEFGDYIYSYRGLSKMFMHRFSRRELAADLVHCGWKIDRIERVTADGQSLLHGYHFFPPGGFVAIGTKGD from the coding sequence TTGAACCAGCCCCCGAAACCCACTCGTTTGCCTCTTTGGCGTCGCCCGCTCGGCGTTTCGCCTGGAACTTGGGATTACGTCAACGAACGGACGATCGCCGACCATTACGACGCATTTGTGGCGGACACGCCACTTTGTCGTTTGGACCAACAAATCGTCGCAGGCGAATTTCCGCTTCTCAATTTGGATAATTCTCTAGCAAATTCAGTTTCGATCCTCGATCTTGGCTGCGGCAGCGGGCGAGTGGCCCTGCCATTAGCGAGCCGCGGCTATGAGGTGATCGGCGTCGATCTAAGCAATCGAATGCTGGAGGTCATGTTGGAAAAGTCTCGCACTGCCGAATTACGAGGAAGCGTTCACGCAGTCCGTGCCAACTTGGTCGAACTTGATGGTTTTGCCGATCACAGCATCGACCACGCCATTTGCATGTTTAGCACATTGGGGATGATCAAAGGTCGCCAATATCGTCAACAATTGTTGAGGCACGTCGCGCGTATCTTGAGACCAGCAGGCAAGTTGGTTGTGCATGTCCATAACCGCTGGGCCGTACTACGCGAGCCTAAGGGCCCACAGCGGGTCATTGGAAGCTATTTGCGGTCTCGATTTCATTCCGAACACGAATTCGGTGATTACATCTACAGTTATCGCGGTTTGAGCAAGATGTTCATGCACCGTTTTAGCCGACGCGAATTAGCAGCCGACTTGGTCCACTGTGGTTGGAAGATCGACCGCATCGAACGAGTGACTGCCGACGGCCAATCCTTGCTGCATGGTTACCACTTCTTCCCGCCCGGCGGCTTTGTGGCGATCGGTACAAAGGGTGATTAA
- the gap gene encoding type I glyceraldehyde-3-phosphate dehydrogenase — protein sequence MPASDRVRPPSPQEKETVAIRVAINGFGRIGRMVFRSSVLRDDIEVVAINDLLDVDYQAYMLKYDSVHGRFNGDVSTKGGNLVVNGKEIRITADTDPSKLAWGDIGADIVVESTGFFLTKESAQGHIDAGAKKVVMSAPPKDDTPMFVMGVNCDTYAGQQFVSNASCTTNCLAPLAKVLNDSFGIKRALMTTVHATTATQKTVDGPSKKDWRGGRGILENIIPSSTGAAKAVGKVIPELNGKLTGMAFRVPTSDVSVVDLTAELVKGASYEDICKAFKTASEGKMKGILGYTDENVVSTDFRGESRTSVFDATAGIQLDDTFVKLVSWYDNEWGYSCKVLDLVAKIAD from the coding sequence ATGCCGGCCAGCGACAGGGTCAGGCCCCCATCACCGCAGGAGAAAGAAACAGTGGCTATTCGAGTTGCAATTAATGGTTTCGGTAGAATCGGTCGTATGGTTTTCCGCTCGTCCGTCCTTCGCGACGACATCGAAGTGGTTGCCATCAACGACTTGTTGGACGTCGATTACCAAGCTTACATGTTGAAGTATGATAGCGTCCATGGTCGTTTCAATGGCGACGTTTCCACGAAGGGCGGCAACCTTGTCGTTAACGGGAAAGAAATTCGCATTACTGCCGATACCGATCCATCCAAGTTGGCTTGGGGCGACATCGGTGCGGATATCGTCGTCGAATCGACCGGTTTCTTTTTGACAAAGGAATCTGCACAAGGTCACATCGACGCCGGTGCCAAGAAGGTTGTCATGTCGGCACCCCCCAAAGATGACACACCGATGTTTGTCATGGGCGTCAACTGCGATACCTACGCGGGCCAACAATTTGTCTCCAACGCATCGTGTACCACCAACTGCTTGGCTCCTTTGGCGAAGGTTCTCAACGACAGCTTCGGCATCAAGCGAGCGTTAATGACGACCGTTCACGCGACAACCGCAACCCAAAAAACGGTTGACGGACCTTCGAAGAAGGATTGGCGTGGAGGTCGTGGCATTTTGGAAAACATTATTCCATCGAGCACCGGTGCCGCCAAAGCCGTTGGCAAGGTCATCCCTGAGCTCAACGGCAAACTCACCGGCATGGCATTCCGCGTCCCAACCTCGGACGTCTCGGTCGTCGACTTGACCGCGGAATTGGTAAAGGGTGCTAGCTACGAAGATATCTGCAAGGCATTCAAGACCGCTTCGGAAGGCAAGATGAAGGGCATTCTTGGCTATACCGACGAGAACGTCGTGTCGACCGATTTCCGTGGCGAATCGCGTACCTCCGTATTCGATGCGACAGCCGGAATCCAACTTGACGATACCTTTGTCAAACTGGTTTCCTGGTACGACAACGAATGGGGTTACTCCTGCAAAGTCCTCGACCTGGTTGCTAAGATCGCTGACTAG